AGTTGCCCTTGGCCCCGAAGCCGTTGTCCGGCTGGGCCCAGAACGTGCCGTCGCCGTTGTCGATCGCGGCGGAGAAGCCGGGGATCACCTGGCCGGGGAAGGGCCCCTGTCGTCCGTTGGCCGGGGTCGCCTTGGCACCGGACGGCGGTCCCGGCGCCTGGAAGTCCGCCGACAGCAGCGCTCGGGCCAGCAGTCGGGGCTCGGTCGTGTGACCGCCGTGGGCGGACGCGGTCGCCGGGGAGAGCGCTGCTCCCGCCAGGGCGACGGCGAGGCCCGCGGCGATCCCCGTGCGTCGGGCGGTGTGGTGGAAACGGTGCATGTCTGGCTCCTCAGGTCGTGGAGCGGTCCCCCCGCCCTCGCACCGAGCCAAACCGACCCACACGACGTGCCGGCGAACGGCACGTGAGGAGGCGCTGAACTCTCCCCTCGACGGACGGGGGGCTCCCCTCGGCGGGCGGGGGGCTCCCGTCACGCAGGCGAGGGCGCCACCGCCGAAGCGGTGACGCCCTCGCGGGGGTGGTGCGGTGACTAGCGGGCGGCCTGGCCGTCGACGTAGTCGGCGTCCTGCTGCTTCCACGAGAAGTGCGAGCGCAGCACCTTGCCGGTGGCCTCGATCGAGTGACCGGCCTCCTTCTCGCGCAGTGCGAGGAACTCCGGCGCGCCGGCGTCCTGGTCGTCGATGAAGCGCTTGGCGAAGGTGCCGTCCTGGATGTCGGCGAGCACGGCCTGCATGCGCTCCTTCACCGAGGCGTCGATGATGCGGGGGCCCGACACGTAGTCGCCGTACTCGGCGGTGTCGGAGATGCTCCAGCGCTGCTTCGCGATGCCGCCCTCCCACATGAGGTCGACGATGAGCTTGAGCTCGTGCAGCACCTCGAAGTACGCGATCTCGGGCTGGTAGCCGGCCTCGGTCAGCGTCTCGAAGCCCGCCTGGACGAGGTGCGACATGCCGCCGCACAGCACGGCCTGCTCGCCGAAGAGATCGGTCTCGGTCTCCTCGGTGAACGTCGTCTTGATGACGCCGGCGCGGGTGCCGCCGATCGCCTTCGCGTACGACAGCGCGAGGTCCCACGCCTTGCCGCTCGCGTCCTGCTCGACCGCGATGATGTCGGGGATGCCACGGCCGTCGACGAACTCACGACGGACCGTGTGACCCGGCGCCTTGGGGGCGACGAGCACGACGTCGACGCCCTCGGGGGGCGTGATGTAGCCGAAGCGGATGTTGAAGCCGTGGCCGAAGACGATCGCGTCGCCGTCGACGAGGTTCGGCTCGATCGACTCGGTGTAGACGTGGCGCTGCACCTGGTCGGGCGCCAGCACGACGATCACGTCGGCCTCCTCCACGGCCTCGGCGACCGAGCGGACCCGCAGGCCCTCCGCCTCGGCCTTGGCGCGGCTCTTCGAGCCCTCGGGAAGTCCGACCCGGACGTCGACGCCGGAGTCGCGCAGGTTCAGCGCGTGAGCGTGACCCTGGCTTCCGTAGCCGATGACCGCCACATGGCGGCCTTGGATGATGCTCAGGTCAGCGTCGTCGTCGTAGAACAGTTCAGCCACGGGGTACGTCTCCTTGTTCGTTTCAGCTTGCTTGCGTGCCGGGCAGGGCGCGAAGAGTGCGGTCGGTGATGGAACGGGACCCGCGGCCGATGGCCACGCGTCCGGA
Above is a genomic segment from Aeromicrobium chenweiae containing:
- the ilvC gene encoding ketol-acid reductoisomerase; translated protein: MAELFYDDDADLSIIQGRHVAVIGYGSQGHAHALNLRDSGVDVRVGLPEGSKSRAKAEAEGLRVRSVAEAVEEADVIVVLAPDQVQRHVYTESIEPNLVDGDAIVFGHGFNIRFGYITPPEGVDVVLVAPKAPGHTVRREFVDGRGIPDIIAVEQDASGKAWDLALSYAKAIGGTRAGVIKTTFTEETETDLFGEQAVLCGGMSHLVQAGFETLTEAGYQPEIAYFEVLHELKLIVDLMWEGGIAKQRWSISDTAEYGDYVSGPRIIDASVKERMQAVLADIQDGTFAKRFIDDQDAGAPEFLALREKEAGHSIEATGKVLRSHFSWKQQDADYVDGQAAR